The sequence GGCAGTGGTAGAGGTCAACAAGACACGGATCCCTCTTTCAATCAACCCATAAGCAATAGCTGCTGCTAAATGGGTTTTCCCCACGCCGCTTGGTCCAAAAATCAATAGATTTTCCTTGTTGTTAACCCAGGCCGTATTATCGGCCAGATCTTGGATTTTTGCTTTGTTCAGAGTTGGAGCATGACTAAAATCAAAGGTTGACAAAGCCTTACCGGCAGGGAGTTGGGCCTGCTTTAAGTTTCGCTTGAGCTTTTTTTGCAAACGGGCGTCAATCTCATGCTCGCATAAAATGGCAAGATAGCGGTCAGGAGGCCAATTCTCTTCAAGGGCTTGCCGAGCAAATGGTTCCCATAAATTCCTTATGGTTGCAAGCCGGAGTTCCTTGAGCAGAAGAGGCAGTTTGGCAAAGTCATGCATGAGCTATCTCCCTTCCTAAGGACGATAGAAGCTGATTATAGCAAGCTAAGGCCTGCTGAGGGATAGCCAGATAAGGGATCGGTAAAGGCTTGGTTATCTTTCCATAACGATTTTGCAAGGCGCCTAAATGAGGAACTTGACCCTTTTGGAGAAGGCTTAAAACTTGATGCCCTAAGTCTTCTTCACACTTATAATCGGCCGCCAGTTTAAGAATTCCCACCATAAGCTTACACGCTTGGCGGCTAACACATAAGTGATCAAGCAATTGCCATATTTGGCGATAAACAGGGGACGGTAATACCTCATCTCGCAGCATACTGTACCGAAAGGCTTGGGGCTTGCAGGATAAACTGTTAATCAAATGCCTATAATTGATACAATATTGGCGTTTGCCAGAAATTGTTTGAAGACGGGGCAGCTCAAGGGTGAGCTCACTGCCAAGATAACAGACCAGATGATCGAGATACAGGTGGATACGTAACCGCTGACCAATAAGACGAGACGGCACACTATAAACAACGTTTTTGACAAAGATAGTGCTGGAAGTTGTCACCCGGGCTGTGGTTTCTTCATAATCAATGGTCCGGTAGTGGGGTAATGGCTTGAGTCGTGTTTTTTCTTCATCAATTTGCTTTTGATGGTATCGATTATGGCGATTCACGACAGACTGAAGAAAGGACTGATAGGAGACAATCGACTCAAAGTCACTCGACCCTCTTAAAGTCAATGTTTGAGCAATACGGCGCTTCAAATGGCCATGGGGTCCTTCAATACTACCATTCTCATGGCTTTTTCCTAAATTGTTACGGGTCGGTGTCATCGTGTAATGCTGGCACAATTGCTCATACTTCGTCGTAAAGTTTCGTTGTGTTTGGTCAGATAAATTCTTGTACGCCGCTGATAAGCTATCTGTTCGATGCTCTTG is a genomic window of Candidatus Paracaedibacter acanthamoebae containing:
- the istA gene encoding IS21 family transposase codes for the protein MPGKTITDHQYRLYMQTRKSAHTQKLSAAKAGFSERTGRRLEKQGILPSQASKRGRKPGTHIFSDIWDDIITPLIQKTPFLSAIILLEHLQDLYPGNYSSRNLRTLQRLLQQWRALEGPDKEIIFRQIHQPGRQGLSDFTTPKTFQVTIQGKPFKHLLYHFRLAYSGWSFIQAVQGGESFQALSQGLQNALWRLGGCPQEHRTDSLSAAYKNLSDQTQRNFTTKYEQLCQHYTMTPTRNNLGKSHENGSIEGPHGHLKRRIAQTLTLRGSSDFESIVSYQSFLQSVVNRHNRYHQKQIDEEKTRLKPLPHYRTIDYEETTARVTTSSTIFVKNVVYSVPSRLIGQRLRIHLYLDHLVCYLGSELTLELPRLQTISGKRQYCINYRHLINSLSCKPQAFRYSMLRDEVLPSPVYRQIWQLLDHLCVSRQACKLMVGILKLAADYKCEEDLGHQVLSLLQKGQVPHLGALQNRYGKITKPLPIPYLAIPQQALACYNQLLSSLGREIAHA
- the istB gene encoding IS21-like element helper ATPase IstB; the protein is MHDFAKLPLLLKELRLATIRNLWEPFARQALEENWPPDRYLAILCEHEIDARLQKKLKRNLKQAQLPAGKALSTFDFSHAPTLNKAKIQDLADNTAWVNNKENLLIFGPSGVGKTHLAAAIAYGLIERGIRVLLTSTTALVQKLQAARQQLCLPQTLAKMDSYQVLILDDIGYVRKDEAETHVLFELIAHRYESGSLIVTANQPFSEWDSIFADTTMTVAAIDRLVHHATIIEIVSESYRRTHCRHNK